The Manis javanica isolate MJ-LG chromosome 4, MJ_LKY, whole genome shotgun sequence genome contains a region encoding:
- the SLC38A10 gene encoding solute carrier family 38 member 10 isoform X11, translated as MTAAAASNWGLITNIVNSIVGVSVLTMPFCFKQCGIILGALLLVFCSWMTHQSCMFLVKSASLSKRRTYAGLALHAYGKAGKMLVETSMIGLMLGTCIAFYVVIGDLGSNFFARLFGFQVTGTFRVLLLFTVSLCIVLPLSLQRNMMASIQSFSAMALIFYTVFMFVIVLSSLKHGLFGGQWLQRVRYVRWEGVFRCIPIFGMSFACQSQVLPTYDSLDEPSVKTMSSIFASSLNVVTTFYVLPGDRDDPRGLHDVGGRGLPHDDPALPAGLEHTAFRTAAERWDLCGWRLHAPSAVQSAHPLGCVWNNGRRNHDPKRGDGPGPHGRHNGEPHLLHLPGADSQKDTQECALLPGIAVPMGEAHRHEPPIPHDKVVVDEGQDREGLEENEHLSKHENEKSPEGKEQMVPPLPDSERERRGQDQALGAEAGLPEDPQKVPEENGQPAIEPVKEDLGPGNRGLHPGPQAALPERQDTLAVGAGERGAGALPLGPAGGAVEKLEERGGKAPLPVRPFAGAGQAEPREQRHVEAQGGGHPGSRLEAEIKKIVAEAGRVEMLDHAVLLQVIKEQQAQQKRLLDQQEKLLAVIEEQHKEIHQQRQDGEEVDVQPEPGVAAPQGKEQEAQDRGTVGRPPPRPLEPVLRAPGRAPALPQGHGQHSMEDAEVTAGRAPASPPSGADVKPRAALTEPREGQKGAVTKMASFGVQERVPVPDPAGAPGGPEELIAGEFPGQSQDAVDGGSRARKKSGKEAVAVGAGVQEADVLGVGAEIGDPHVKPQQGSQDLAPAGLASRSGGAAPQAQAVLHQPEPQTISARGLGGQQRGQPAVRRQALGRGHGPTPGEDVALQEPEHRQDSDLGPKLPVSGGQKPDYAKPNRDLKVQADSDLRRRRRDVAPGAEEAAPKDRVIISFNRLPDMQVSDLRSALESQLHQAAGGALRMVPGREIKQLPRALEEP; from the exons CATGATTGGGCTGATGCTAGGGACCTGCATCGCCTTCTACGTTGTCATCGGTGATTTGGGGTCCAATTTCTTTGCTCGGCTATTTGGTTTCCAG GTGACTGGCACCTTCCGTGTGCTTCTGCTCTTCACGGTGTCCCTGTGCATCGTGCTCCCACTCAGCCTGCAGAGGAACATGATGGCCTCCATCCAGTCCTTCAGCGCCATGGCCCTCATCTTCTACACTGTGTTCATGTTTGTG ATCGTGCTCTCCTCCCTCAAGCATGGCCTCTTTGGTGGGCAGTGGCTGCAAAGGGTCCGCTATGTCCGCTGGGAGGGTGTCTTCCGCTGCATCCCCATCTTCGGCATGTCCTTTGCCTGCCAGTC CCAGGTCCTGCCCACCTATGACAGCCTGGATGAGCCATCGGTGAAAACCATGAGCTCCATTTTTGCCTCCTCCCTCAACGTGGTCACCACCTTCTACGTCCTG CCTGGTGACCGAGATGATCCGCGTGGGCTTCATGATGTCGGTGGCCGTGGGCTTCCCCATGATGATCCTGCCCTGCCGGCAGGCCTTGAACACACTGCTTTTCGAACAGCAG CAGAAAGATGGGACCTTTGCGGCTGGAGGCTACATGCCCCCTCTGCGGTTCAAAGTGCTCACCCTCTCGGTTGTGTTTGGAACAATGGTCGGAGGAATCATGATCCCAAACG TGGAGACGGTCCTGGGCCTCACGGGCGCCACAATGGGGAGCCTCATCTGCTTCATCTGCCCGGCGCTGATTCACAAAAAGATACACAAGAATGCGCTCTCCTCCCAG GCATTGCCGTACCCATGGGTGAGGCCCACCGCCATGAACCCCCTATCCCTCATGACAAGGTGGTAGTGGACGAAGGTCAAGACCGAGAAGGACTGGAGGAGAATGAACATCTGTCCAAACATGAGAATGAAAAGTCTCCAGAAGGCAAGGAGCAGATGGTGCCACCTCTGCCAGATTCAGAAAGAGAGAGACGTGGACAGGACCAGGCCTTGGGGGCTGAGGCTGGTCTTCCTGAAGATCCGCAGAAGGTTCCAGAAGAAAATGGTCAGCCAGCCATAGAGCCTGTGAAGGAGGACCTGGGGCCAGGCAACAGGGGTCTGCATCCAGGGCCCCAGGCAGCGCTCCCTGAGAGGCAGGACACCCTGGCAGTGGGTGCAGGGGAGAGAGGAGCTGGGGCCCTGCCGCTGGGCCCTGCCGGCGGAGCCGTGGAGAAGCTGGAGGAGAGGG GTGGGAAGGCCCCCCTCCCAGTGAGGCCGTTcgctggggctgggcaggcggaGCCCCGAGAGCAGAGGCATGTGGAGGCACAGGGCGGGGGCCACCCTGGCAGCAGGCTGGAAG CTGAAATCAAAAAGATAGTAGCAG AAGCCGGCCGGGTGGAGATGCTGGACCACGCCGTCCTGCTGCAGGTGATCAAGGAGCAGCAGGCGCAGCAGAAGCGGCTGCTGGACCAGCAGGAGAAGCTGCTGGCGGTGATCGAAGAGCAGCACAAGGAGATCCACCAGCAGAGGCAGGACGGCGAGGAGG TGGACGTGCAGCCTGAGCCCGGGGTGGCCGCACCCCAAGGGAAGGAGCAGGAAGCCCAGGACAGAGGGACGGTGGGGCGTCCTCCCCCGCGGCCTTTGGAACCTGTACTCAGAGCTCCTGGGcgagccccagctctgccccagggGCATGGCCAGCACTCCATGGAGGATGCCGAGGTGACCGCAGGCAGAGCCCCTGCCAGTCCGCCCAGTGGTGCAGACGTGAAGCCCCGGGCAGCTCTGACTGAGCCGAGGGAAGGCCAGAAGGGCGCTGTGACCAAGATGGCCAGCTTTGGGGTGCAGGAACGGGTCCCTGTGCCAGACCCTGCTGGGGCACCTGGGGGCCCAGAGGAGCTCATTGCTGGGGAGTTCCCTGGGCAGAGTCAGGATGCTGTGGACGGGGGCTCCCGTGCAAGGAAGAAATCTGGGAAGGAGGCAGTGGCTGTGGGTGCCGGTGTGCAGGAGGCAGACGTGCTGGGGGTGGGAGCAGAGATAGGGGACCCTCACGTGAAACCCCAGCAAGGGAGCCAAGACCTGGCTCCTGCAGGCCTCGCCAGCAGGTCGGGGGGAGCAGCGCCTCAGGCCCAGGCTGTGTTACATCAGCCGGAACCCCAGACCATCTCTGCCAGGGGTCTGGGTGGGCAGCAGCGTGGGCAGCCAGCGGTGAGGAGGCAGGCCCTTGGCAGAGGCCACGGGCCCACTCCTGGGGAGGATGTCGCCCTCCAGGAGCCTGAGCACAGGCAGGACTCTGATCTCGGGCCCAAACTGCCTGTCTCGGGGGGTCAGAAGCCAGACTACGCCAAACCCAACCGAGACCTGAAAGTCCAGGCCGACTCTGACCTTCGGAGGAGACGGCGGGATGTAGCCCCTGGTGCAGAGGAGGCGGCCCCGAAGGACAGGGTCATCATCAGCTTTAACCGCCTGCCTGACATGCAGGTCAGCGATCTCCGTAGTGCCCTGGAGAGCCAGCTCCACCAGGCTGCAGGGGGCGCTTTGCGGATGGTCCCTGGCCGCGAGATCAAACAGTTGCCCAGGGCCCTGGAAGAGCCCTGA
- the SLC38A10 gene encoding solute carrier family 38 member 10 isoform X6, with product MTAAAASNWGLITNIVNSIVGVSVLTMPFCFKQCGIILGALLLVFCSWMTHQSCMFLVKSASLSKRRTYAGLALHAYGKAGKMLVETSMIGLMLGTCIAFYVVIGDLGSNFFARLFGFQVTGTFRVLLLFTVSLCIVLPLSLQRNMMASIQSFSAMALIFYTVFMFVIVLSSLKHGLFGGQWLQRVRYVRWEGVFRCIPIFGMSFACQSQVLPTYDSLDEPSVKTMSSIFASSLNVVTTFYVLVGFFGYVSFTEAIVGNVLMHFPSSLVTEMIRVGFMMSVAVGFPMMILPCRQALNTLLFEQQQKDGTFAAGGYMPPLRFKVLTLSVVFGTMVGGIMIPNVETVLGLTGATMGSLICFICPALIHKKIHKNALSSQVVLWVGLGILVVSTHTTLSVNEEIPVDLAKEVPGGQLGEADSAVKAEAARLPGQNPIVDVAEDGRDKPKLPNEKDEMEQAQIKGPVNVPQREAAKEKQEEAQEEAQLDRPGQGIAVPMGEAHRHEPPIPHDKVVVDEGQDREGLEENEHLSKHENEKSPEGKEQMVPPLPDSERERRGQDQALGAEAGLPEDPQKVPEENGQPAIEPVKEDLGPGNRGLHPGPQAALPERQDTLAVGAGERGAGALPLGPAGGAVEKLEEREAGRVEMLDHAVLLQVIKEQQAQQKRLLDQQEKLLAVIEEQHKEIHQQRQDGEEVDVQPEPGVAAPQGKEQEAQDRGTVGRPPPRPLEPVLRAPGRAPALPQGHGQHSMEDAEVTAGRAPASPPSGADVKPRAALTEPREGQKGAVTKMASFGVQERVPVPDPAGAPGGPEELIAGEFPGQSQDAVDGGSRARKKSGKEAVAVGAGVQEADVLGVGAEIGDPHVKPQQGSQDLAPAGLASRSGGAAPQAQAVLHQPEPQTISARGLGGQQRGQPAVRRQALGRGHGPTPGEDVALQEPEHRQDSDLGPKLPVSGGQKPDYAKPNRDLKVQADSDLRRRRRDVAPGAEEAAPKDRVIISFNRLPDMQVSDLRSALESQLHQAAGGALRMVPGREIKQLPRALEEP from the exons CATGATTGGGCTGATGCTAGGGACCTGCATCGCCTTCTACGTTGTCATCGGTGATTTGGGGTCCAATTTCTTTGCTCGGCTATTTGGTTTCCAG GTGACTGGCACCTTCCGTGTGCTTCTGCTCTTCACGGTGTCCCTGTGCATCGTGCTCCCACTCAGCCTGCAGAGGAACATGATGGCCTCCATCCAGTCCTTCAGCGCCATGGCCCTCATCTTCTACACTGTGTTCATGTTTGTG ATCGTGCTCTCCTCCCTCAAGCATGGCCTCTTTGGTGGGCAGTGGCTGCAAAGGGTCCGCTATGTCCGCTGGGAGGGTGTCTTCCGCTGCATCCCCATCTTCGGCATGTCCTTTGCCTGCCAGTC CCAGGTCCTGCCCACCTATGACAGCCTGGATGAGCCATCGGTGAAAACCATGAGCTCCATTTTTGCCTCCTCCCTCAACGTGGTCACCACCTTCTACGTCCTG GTGGGGTTCTTTGGCTACGTGAGCTTCACGGAGGCCATTGTGGGCAATGTGCTGATGCACTTCCCCTCCAGCCTGGTGACCGAGATGATCCGCGTGGGCTTCATGATGTCGGTGGCCGTGGGCTTCCCCATGATGATCCTGCCCTGCCGGCAGGCCTTGAACACACTGCTTTTCGAACAGCAG CAGAAAGATGGGACCTTTGCGGCTGGAGGCTACATGCCCCCTCTGCGGTTCAAAGTGCTCACCCTCTCGGTTGTGTTTGGAACAATGGTCGGAGGAATCATGATCCCAAACG TGGAGACGGTCCTGGGCCTCACGGGCGCCACAATGGGGAGCCTCATCTGCTTCATCTGCCCGGCGCTGATTCACAAAAAGATACACAAGAATGCGCTCTCCTCCCAG GTGGTGCTCTGGGTCGGCCTGGGCATCCTGGTGGTCAGCACACATACTACCCTGTCTGTGAATGAGGAGATCCCAGTGGACTTGGCAAAGGAAGTTCCGGGTGGCCAGCTTGGAGAAGCCGACAGTGCAGTGAAGGCAGAGGCAGCCCGGCTGCCAG GCCAGAATCCAATTGTGGACGTGGCAGAGGATGGCCGAGATAAGCCGAAACTGCCAAATGAGAAAGATGAGATGGAGCAGGCCCAGATCAAGGGCCCCGTGAACGTGCCCCAGAGGGAAGCCGCCAAGGAGAAGCAGGAGGAGGCGCAGGAGGAGGCGCAGCTGGACCGCCCTGGCCAAG GCATTGCCGTACCCATGGGTGAGGCCCACCGCCATGAACCCCCTATCCCTCATGACAAGGTGGTAGTGGACGAAGGTCAAGACCGAGAAGGACTGGAGGAGAATGAACATCTGTCCAAACATGAGAATGAAAAGTCTCCAGAAGGCAAGGAGCAGATGGTGCCACCTCTGCCAGATTCAGAAAGAGAGAGACGTGGACAGGACCAGGCCTTGGGGGCTGAGGCTGGTCTTCCTGAAGATCCGCAGAAGGTTCCAGAAGAAAATGGTCAGCCAGCCATAGAGCCTGTGAAGGAGGACCTGGGGCCAGGCAACAGGGGTCTGCATCCAGGGCCCCAGGCAGCGCTCCCTGAGAGGCAGGACACCCTGGCAGTGGGTGCAGGGGAGAGAGGAGCTGGGGCCCTGCCGCTGGGCCCTGCCGGCGGAGCCGTGGAGAAGCTGGAGGAGAGGG AAGCCGGCCGGGTGGAGATGCTGGACCACGCCGTCCTGCTGCAGGTGATCAAGGAGCAGCAGGCGCAGCAGAAGCGGCTGCTGGACCAGCAGGAGAAGCTGCTGGCGGTGATCGAAGAGCAGCACAAGGAGATCCACCAGCAGAGGCAGGACGGCGAGGAGG TGGACGTGCAGCCTGAGCCCGGGGTGGCCGCACCCCAAGGGAAGGAGCAGGAAGCCCAGGACAGAGGGACGGTGGGGCGTCCTCCCCCGCGGCCTTTGGAACCTGTACTCAGAGCTCCTGGGcgagccccagctctgccccagggGCATGGCCAGCACTCCATGGAGGATGCCGAGGTGACCGCAGGCAGAGCCCCTGCCAGTCCGCCCAGTGGTGCAGACGTGAAGCCCCGGGCAGCTCTGACTGAGCCGAGGGAAGGCCAGAAGGGCGCTGTGACCAAGATGGCCAGCTTTGGGGTGCAGGAACGGGTCCCTGTGCCAGACCCTGCTGGGGCACCTGGGGGCCCAGAGGAGCTCATTGCTGGGGAGTTCCCTGGGCAGAGTCAGGATGCTGTGGACGGGGGCTCCCGTGCAAGGAAGAAATCTGGGAAGGAGGCAGTGGCTGTGGGTGCCGGTGTGCAGGAGGCAGACGTGCTGGGGGTGGGAGCAGAGATAGGGGACCCTCACGTGAAACCCCAGCAAGGGAGCCAAGACCTGGCTCCTGCAGGCCTCGCCAGCAGGTCGGGGGGAGCAGCGCCTCAGGCCCAGGCTGTGTTACATCAGCCGGAACCCCAGACCATCTCTGCCAGGGGTCTGGGTGGGCAGCAGCGTGGGCAGCCAGCGGTGAGGAGGCAGGCCCTTGGCAGAGGCCACGGGCCCACTCCTGGGGAGGATGTCGCCCTCCAGGAGCCTGAGCACAGGCAGGACTCTGATCTCGGGCCCAAACTGCCTGTCTCGGGGGGTCAGAAGCCAGACTACGCCAAACCCAACCGAGACCTGAAAGTCCAGGCCGACTCTGACCTTCGGAGGAGACGGCGGGATGTAGCCCCTGGTGCAGAGGAGGCGGCCCCGAAGGACAGGGTCATCATCAGCTTTAACCGCCTGCCTGACATGCAGGTCAGCGATCTCCGTAGTGCCCTGGAGAGCCAGCTCCACCAGGCTGCAGGGGGCGCTTTGCGGATGGTCCCTGGCCGCGAGATCAAACAGTTGCCCAGGGCCCTGGAAGAGCCCTGA
- the SLC38A10 gene encoding solute carrier family 38 member 10 isoform X4 — MTAAAASNWGLITNIVNSIVGVSVLTMPFCFKQCGIILGALLLVFCSWMTHQSCMFLVKSASLSKRRTYAGLALHAYGKAGKMLVETSMIGLMLGTCIAFYVVIGDLGSNFFARLFGFQVTGTFRVLLLFTVSLCIVLPLSLQRNMMASIQSFSAMALIFYTVFMFVIVLSSLKHGLFGGQWLQRVRYVRWEGVFRCIPIFGMSFACQSQVLPTYDSLDEPSVKTMSSIFASSLNVVTTFYVLVGFFGYVSFTEAIVGNVLMHFPSSLVTEMIRVGFMMSVAVGFPMMILPCRQALNTLLFEQQQKDGTFAAGGYMPPLRFKVLTLSVVFGTMVGGIMIPNVETVLGLTGATMGSLICFICPALIHKKIHKNALSSQVVLWVGLGILVVSTHTTLSVNEEIPVDLAKEVPGGQLGEADSAVKAEAARLPGQNPIVDVAEDGRDKPKLPNEKDEMEQAQIKGPVNVPQREAAKEKQEEAQEEAQLDRPGQGIAVPMGEAHRHEPPIPHDKVVVDEGQDREGLEENEHLSKHENEKSPEGKEQMVPPLPDSERERRGQDQALGAEAGLPEDPQKVPEENGQPAIEPVKEDLGPGNRGLHPGPQAALPERQDTLAVGAGERGAGALPLGPAGGAVEKLEERGGKAPLPVRPFAGAGQAEPREQRHVEAQGGGHPGSRLEAGRVEMLDHAVLLQVIKEQQAQQKRLLDQQEKLLAVIEEQHKEIHQQRQDGEEVDVQPEPGVAAPQGKEQEAQDRGTVGRPPPRPLEPVLRAPGRAPALPQGHGQHSMEDAEVTAGRAPASPPSGADVKPRAALTEPREGQKGAVTKMASFGVQERVPVPDPAGAPGGPEELIAGEFPGQSQDAVDGGSRARKKSGKEAVAVGAGVQEADVLGVGAEIGDPHVKPQQGSQDLAPAGLASRSGGAAPQAQAVLHQPEPQTISARGLGGQQRGQPAVRRQALGRGHGPTPGEDVALQEPEHRQDSDLGPKLPVSGGQKPDYAKPNRDLKVQADSDLRRRRRDVAPGAEEAAPKDRVIISFNRLPDMQVSDLRSALESQLHQAAGGALRMVPGREIKQLPRALEEP, encoded by the exons CATGATTGGGCTGATGCTAGGGACCTGCATCGCCTTCTACGTTGTCATCGGTGATTTGGGGTCCAATTTCTTTGCTCGGCTATTTGGTTTCCAG GTGACTGGCACCTTCCGTGTGCTTCTGCTCTTCACGGTGTCCCTGTGCATCGTGCTCCCACTCAGCCTGCAGAGGAACATGATGGCCTCCATCCAGTCCTTCAGCGCCATGGCCCTCATCTTCTACACTGTGTTCATGTTTGTG ATCGTGCTCTCCTCCCTCAAGCATGGCCTCTTTGGTGGGCAGTGGCTGCAAAGGGTCCGCTATGTCCGCTGGGAGGGTGTCTTCCGCTGCATCCCCATCTTCGGCATGTCCTTTGCCTGCCAGTC CCAGGTCCTGCCCACCTATGACAGCCTGGATGAGCCATCGGTGAAAACCATGAGCTCCATTTTTGCCTCCTCCCTCAACGTGGTCACCACCTTCTACGTCCTG GTGGGGTTCTTTGGCTACGTGAGCTTCACGGAGGCCATTGTGGGCAATGTGCTGATGCACTTCCCCTCCAGCCTGGTGACCGAGATGATCCGCGTGGGCTTCATGATGTCGGTGGCCGTGGGCTTCCCCATGATGATCCTGCCCTGCCGGCAGGCCTTGAACACACTGCTTTTCGAACAGCAG CAGAAAGATGGGACCTTTGCGGCTGGAGGCTACATGCCCCCTCTGCGGTTCAAAGTGCTCACCCTCTCGGTTGTGTTTGGAACAATGGTCGGAGGAATCATGATCCCAAACG TGGAGACGGTCCTGGGCCTCACGGGCGCCACAATGGGGAGCCTCATCTGCTTCATCTGCCCGGCGCTGATTCACAAAAAGATACACAAGAATGCGCTCTCCTCCCAG GTGGTGCTCTGGGTCGGCCTGGGCATCCTGGTGGTCAGCACACATACTACCCTGTCTGTGAATGAGGAGATCCCAGTGGACTTGGCAAAGGAAGTTCCGGGTGGCCAGCTTGGAGAAGCCGACAGTGCAGTGAAGGCAGAGGCAGCCCGGCTGCCAG GCCAGAATCCAATTGTGGACGTGGCAGAGGATGGCCGAGATAAGCCGAAACTGCCAAATGAGAAAGATGAGATGGAGCAGGCCCAGATCAAGGGCCCCGTGAACGTGCCCCAGAGGGAAGCCGCCAAGGAGAAGCAGGAGGAGGCGCAGGAGGAGGCGCAGCTGGACCGCCCTGGCCAAG GCATTGCCGTACCCATGGGTGAGGCCCACCGCCATGAACCCCCTATCCCTCATGACAAGGTGGTAGTGGACGAAGGTCAAGACCGAGAAGGACTGGAGGAGAATGAACATCTGTCCAAACATGAGAATGAAAAGTCTCCAGAAGGCAAGGAGCAGATGGTGCCACCTCTGCCAGATTCAGAAAGAGAGAGACGTGGACAGGACCAGGCCTTGGGGGCTGAGGCTGGTCTTCCTGAAGATCCGCAGAAGGTTCCAGAAGAAAATGGTCAGCCAGCCATAGAGCCTGTGAAGGAGGACCTGGGGCCAGGCAACAGGGGTCTGCATCCAGGGCCCCAGGCAGCGCTCCCTGAGAGGCAGGACACCCTGGCAGTGGGTGCAGGGGAGAGAGGAGCTGGGGCCCTGCCGCTGGGCCCTGCCGGCGGAGCCGTGGAGAAGCTGGAGGAGAGGG GTGGGAAGGCCCCCCTCCCAGTGAGGCCGTTcgctggggctgggcaggcggaGCCCCGAGAGCAGAGGCATGTGGAGGCACAGGGCGGGGGCCACCCTGGCAGCAGGCTGGAAG CCGGCCGGGTGGAGATGCTGGACCACGCCGTCCTGCTGCAGGTGATCAAGGAGCAGCAGGCGCAGCAGAAGCGGCTGCTGGACCAGCAGGAGAAGCTGCTGGCGGTGATCGAAGAGCAGCACAAGGAGATCCACCAGCAGAGGCAGGACGGCGAGGAGG TGGACGTGCAGCCTGAGCCCGGGGTGGCCGCACCCCAAGGGAAGGAGCAGGAAGCCCAGGACAGAGGGACGGTGGGGCGTCCTCCCCCGCGGCCTTTGGAACCTGTACTCAGAGCTCCTGGGcgagccccagctctgccccagggGCATGGCCAGCACTCCATGGAGGATGCCGAGGTGACCGCAGGCAGAGCCCCTGCCAGTCCGCCCAGTGGTGCAGACGTGAAGCCCCGGGCAGCTCTGACTGAGCCGAGGGAAGGCCAGAAGGGCGCTGTGACCAAGATGGCCAGCTTTGGGGTGCAGGAACGGGTCCCTGTGCCAGACCCTGCTGGGGCACCTGGGGGCCCAGAGGAGCTCATTGCTGGGGAGTTCCCTGGGCAGAGTCAGGATGCTGTGGACGGGGGCTCCCGTGCAAGGAAGAAATCTGGGAAGGAGGCAGTGGCTGTGGGTGCCGGTGTGCAGGAGGCAGACGTGCTGGGGGTGGGAGCAGAGATAGGGGACCCTCACGTGAAACCCCAGCAAGGGAGCCAAGACCTGGCTCCTGCAGGCCTCGCCAGCAGGTCGGGGGGAGCAGCGCCTCAGGCCCAGGCTGTGTTACATCAGCCGGAACCCCAGACCATCTCTGCCAGGGGTCTGGGTGGGCAGCAGCGTGGGCAGCCAGCGGTGAGGAGGCAGGCCCTTGGCAGAGGCCACGGGCCCACTCCTGGGGAGGATGTCGCCCTCCAGGAGCCTGAGCACAGGCAGGACTCTGATCTCGGGCCCAAACTGCCTGTCTCGGGGGGTCAGAAGCCAGACTACGCCAAACCCAACCGAGACCTGAAAGTCCAGGCCGACTCTGACCTTCGGAGGAGACGGCGGGATGTAGCCCCTGGTGCAGAGGAGGCGGCCCCGAAGGACAGGGTCATCATCAGCTTTAACCGCCTGCCTGACATGCAGGTCAGCGATCTCCGTAGTGCCCTGGAGAGCCAGCTCCACCAGGCTGCAGGGGGCGCTTTGCGGATGGTCCCTGGCCGCGAGATCAAACAGTTGCCCAGGGCCCTGGAAGAGCCCTGA